A single region of the Vanacampus margaritifer isolate UIUO_Vmar chromosome 13, RoL_Vmar_1.0, whole genome shotgun sequence genome encodes:
- the slc5a5 gene encoding sodium/iodide cotransporter — protein MCLGQSINSVLTAFLFLPVFFRLGVTSTNQYLKMRFGRGMQLLGSVQFLVATLLYTGVVIYAPALILNQATGLNMWSSLFSTGIICTLYTTLGGIKAVIWTDVFQIVVMFSGFVAILIHGTVLVGGPAAVLEIANNGSRINFNDFDFDPRRRYTFWSLTAGGSLLWLSMYGVNQAQVQRYVSCRTERQAQWAIFVNQIGLCLIVGSAAVCGIVMFSYYIKCDPLMSGRVSSPDLYVPYFVLDIFRNYTGFPGLFLACAYSGTLSTVSTSINAMAAVTMEDIFRYHLQHMSQKKQLYISKGLSFFYGVACILVAVLASFLAWGVLQVSFTVMAVVNGPLLGVFILGMFVPGTNRLGAFIGTAAGYCVSLWLAVGSTLYPPSLRTMGVLPNYAAECEPGNITLDGTQQQHSISTPLQPDDPRGLHNFYSISYLYFGAVATISVVLVGLLVSYATGPMKRADIEKGLLWWDLGERQTVFQSQSEGMCKEMQCVPMMEPQPNDENHMQEMENFNTINYPRLNIPRTYCC, from the exons ATGTGCCTTGGACAAAGCATCAACTCTGTGCTGACTGCCTTCTTGTTCCTGCCTGTTTTCTTTCGACTTGGCGTCACAAGCACCAACCAG TATCTGAAGATGAGGTTCGGCAGAGGGATGCAGCTGCTGGGGAGTGTCCAGTTTCTTGTGGCCACG CTGCTGTACACAGGGGTGGTCATTTACGCACCAGCATTGATCCTCAACCAAG CAACTGGACTGAATATGTGGAGCTCTCTTTTCTctactggaatcatctgcacCTTGTACACAACCCTG GGGGGCATAAAAGCCGTGATCTGGACAGATGTTTTCCAGATTGTTGTCATGTTTTCAGGCTTTGTGGCAATTCTCATCCACGGCACAGTTCTGGTGGGTGGTCCTGCAGCCGTACTGGAAATTGCTAACAATGGATCACGGATTAACTTTAACGA TTTTGACTTTGACCCACGACGACGTTACACTTTCTGGAGCTTGACTGCTGGGGGTTCACTTTTGTGGCTGTCCATGTATGGAGTAAACCAAGCTCAAGTCCAACGCTACGTCTCCTGTAGAACCGAGAGACAGGCCCAGTG GGCAATATTTGTCAACCAAATAGGTTTGTGCCTAATTGTGGGGAGTGCAGCTGTCTGCGGCATTGTCATGTTTTCTTATTACATCAAGTGTGATCCGCTGATGTCTGGCAGAGTGTCTTCTCCTGATCTT TACGTGCCATACTTTGTGCTGGATATATTCAGGAACTATACTGGCTTTCCGGGTCTTTTCCTGGCCTGTGCATACAGCGGCACTCTGAG CACAGTTTCCACAAGTATCAATGCAATGGCTGCAGTCACGATGGAGGACATCTTTCGATACCATCTGCAACACATGAGCCAGAAGAAACAGCTCTATATTTCCAAAGGACTGT CCTTCTTCTATGGAGTTGCTTGTATACTGGTAGCTGTTCTAGCCTCCTTCTTGGCCTGGGGAGTTCTGCAG GTGTCCTTTACAGTCATGGCCGTGGTCAATGGTCCATTACTAGGTGTATTCATCTTGGGGATGTTTGTTCCCGGCACAAATAGGCTG gGGGCATTCATAGGAACAGCAGCTGGATACTGTGTCTCTCTGTGGCTGGCTGTTGGTTCCACTCTTTACCCTCCCAGTTTGAGGACCATGGGTGTGCTGCCTAATTATGCAGCCGAGTGTGAGCCTGGAAACATCACATTGGATGGCACTCAGCAACAACACTCCATCTCAACCCCACTTCAACCCGACGACCCAAG GGGCCTGCATAACTTTTATTCCATCTCCTATCTATATTTTGGTGCCGTGGCAACAATCTCGGTTGTACTAGTTGGGCTTCTTGTGAGCTATGCTACAG GACCAATGAAGAGAGCTGATATCGAAAAGGGTTTATTATGGTGGGACTTGGGTGAGAGGCAAACAGTCTTCCAATCACAGTCTGAG GGTATGTGTAAAGAAATGCAGTGTGTGCCTATGATGGAGCCACAACCAAATGATGAAAACCACATGCAAGAAATGGAAAACTTTAACACTATCAATTATCCAAGACTGAACATCCCAAGAACATACTGTTGTTAG